The Candidatus Zixiibacteriota bacterium genome contains the following window.
CTTGTAAAAAATGACAATTGGTTAAATAAAGTTTTATTTTATAAAAATAATGCGCAAACCATTTCATATATATTGTAAAATCTCGTGCATAGTTTTAAAAATGGCGGTTGCCAGATAATGTTTAGTCCGTATTGTTCATAAGCTTTTATAACGATGTTGAATTAACGCGTAGGGTCGTCTGCTTCAGATGGATGTCCCACCACGCTAAGTTTTTATCATAACAACAAAGCCGCTCTTGTTGCCAAGCGCTGCCTGGCAACAAGAGGACGTATGCAATATGCACCTACGCGCGGCGGCATACATCACCCTAAAACAAGATGTTATTTTGCCAACAGCATGAGGGCTTAATATATTAAACTACAACTCAACCCGAACACAACTTATTACTTCCTCTTTTTTTGAATCTTAGCCCAGGTATCTCGTAAACCAACCGTACGATTGAAAACCAGCGCGTCCGGAATTGAATCCTTCGAATCTACGCAGAAATAACCATGTCTTATAAATTGATAACGGCTGCCCGGTTTAGCCTTTGCAAGAGAGGGTTCCACCTTGCAGGATTTCAATATCTTCAGCGAACTCGGATTCAAATTAACTGTGAAATCCTCATCCTCAAGCGGGTTTTCTTTGGTAAAAAGATAGTCATACAGGCGCACTTCAGCATCAACCGCATGTTTCGCTGAAACCCATTGCAGGGTACCCTTAACTTTGCGGCCATCCGGCGAGGCGCCGCCGCGTGAAGCCGGGTCGTAGGTACAGTGAAGTTCGATTACCTTGCCTGTTTTTTCATTCTTAACAACTCGTTCGCATTTAATAAAATAAGCATGCTTGAGTCTTACCTCTCTACCGGGAGCAAGACGGAAGAACTTTTTCGGCGGGTCCTCAAGGAAATCATCCTGCTCGATATATAACTCACGCGAAAATGGCACCAAACGCGTACCGGCCTCAGAGTCCTCGGGATTGTTGACAGCCTCCAACTCTTCAACCTGGCTTTCGGGATAGTTGTCGATTATTACCTTAACCGGATTGAGAACCGCCATAACTCGCTGCGCTTGTTTATTCAAATCATCTCGGATGCTGTTTTCGAGCAGGGATGTATCAACCATACTGTCGCGTTTGGCTACGCCGATACGTTCGGCAAAAGCTCGAATCGATTCGGGTGTGTAACCGCGCCGCCGTAAACCAGATATCGTTGGCAGACGCGGGTCATCCCAATTATCAACACGCCCTTTCCGAACCAATTGTATAAGCAGGCGCTTGCTTAGAATTGTATAAGTAAGATTAAGTCGAGCAAACTCGATTTGCTGGGGATGGTGTACGTTTAATTGTTCAAGGAACCAATCGTATAATGGCCGATGGTCTTCAAAACCCAAATCGCAAAGAGAATGAGTTATGCCTTCAATGGAATCCGAAAGGCAGTGAGTAAAGTCATACATCGGATAGATGCACCACTTGTCGCCTGTGCGATGGTGCGCGGCTTTTTGTATTCGATAAATTACGGGGTCGCGCATATTCAGGTTGCCTGATGCCATATCGATTTTAGCCCGAAGCGTACAGGAACCATCCTCAAATTCACCGGCTTTCATACGTTCGAATAAAGCCAGACTTTCATCAATAGAGCGGTCCCGGTAGGGGCTGTTTTTGCCCGGTTCGGTTAAAGTGCCGCGATGTTCCCTGATTTCATCGGCGTTTAATTGACAAACATAGGCTTTACCGTTTTTGATTAACTGAACGGCATAGTTATATAATTTATCGAAATAATCAGAGGCATAATACAGCCTATCATCCCAGTCGAAACCCAACCAGCGAATATCCTCCATGATTGAATCGACATATTCAACATCTTCTTTGCTGGGATTGGTATCATCAAAACGCAGGTTGCATAAACCGCCATACTCGGCGGCGATACCGAAATCGAGACAGATCGCTTTGGCGTGCCCTATGTGAAGATAACCATTTGGCTCCGGTGGAAAACGGGTATGAACCCGCCCCTCATTCTTGTTTGCTTTTATATCTTCGTTGATAATATCCTTGATGAAATTTGAGGTTGCTGATGATTCATTATCTGCCATTTTTTAGGCTTCCTTTCTATTATTCCATTAGCAGCAAATAGTCTAAATTTCAATTAGCACTGCACTACGAACTTTTATAGCGTAAATGTACATTCCTGTTTCAGATAAGTCAAATATAAGTGTGCGCAATAAACCGGCAAAATAAAAATATAATCCTATGTGTTAACTTGAATTGTATGTTTTTCATTAAGGCGCAATTATTGCCGATAAATAAAATATGAAACTGTTAATAATCCTTCTTATAATCATCGCCGGTAATTACAACGATCCCGTTAGTATTTCAAAACTTGAGACACAGACTGTAAGCAATCCTGATGATATCCAGCCGCGTTTGGAACTGGCAGATATCTTTTTAAGCCAGGAGAATTTCAAAGAAGCAAAAAAATATCTTCTTCAAACTCAAAAGATTATGGAAACTTTTGATGTCGATTCATGTAATGCAAAGTACTTTTATCTATGGGGACTATATTACGACCTTTATGGCAATATTCCCTCCGCGCAAAGGTATTACTCAAAAACGGTGGAATGTGATTCTAATTATTACGATGCTTGGCGCAATCAGGGTTATATTTATGAGATTTTTGGCAATTATGATAAAATGCTGTATTGTTTCAGACGGGCTTTAAAAACAACAATTGATTCTGCCGGAACTTATTATGATATGGGAGTAACTTGCGATTATCTCGACAGCCTGCAATTGGCAATAAAATATTACAACGCCGCTTTTGATTATGGCGAAGTATATCCTCAGGCATATATGAATATCGGCATCGACTGGGGAATGCTTGGTTATGATGATTCGGCTTCTTATTACTTTAATAAGGCTGTCGAAGCGGGTTTACGGTCGCCGGAGTTATTTTACAATATCGGCATTATCATGTTTGAATCGGGCGCCAGTGATGAGGCAATGGACAATTTTATGAAAACGCTGTCTGTCGATCCTGATTATTCTCCCGCTAAGCTTCAGATAGGCAATGTATATGAATTATACGGCGATTCGGGTATGGCAAAAGTTTATTTCGAGGAGTTTGTTAAAACCGCCCCCTTGATTTACCGCGATGATATAAATAGAGTAAAAGAAAAGCTTTTACAGTATAATAAGAAATAACGCCGCATTAGAATCCATCTAAAACGAACGATTCCTGCTTAGTGAGCTGAAAATGTCAGGAGGTCGTCCGTTAAGGCTGGCTTCCATTCTGATTCATAAAGATATTTTCAATTGTAAAATCAGGGTTTATTTATCCGGTTTAAGCTTGACTGATATTGTTTCGCTTTCATTCTTTTCCGTATAGATACGTTTTTTAGTGGTTTTGTATCCTTTGGCCTCAATAATTATAGTATGTTTCCCGGGCGGAAGCTTTACTTTTGGGCCGCCTGTTTTGCCGTATTTTACATTGTCCACCGAGAAAGCAGCTTTCGGTTTTGAGGAGATTTTCAGAAAACCGTATTCTCTAATATTCTGTTTTGGATAATTATAAGCACTGGTCTTTTTGGGCGTTGTTTTCTTTTTCGCTTTAGGTTTAGATTTTACTTTATTGACAGTTGTTTTTCCTTTAGTTGGTGGCGGCTTTTTAGTTGGAGGCAAAGGTACTGTGGCGATATCATCGACAGGAACTGTAAATTCCTCTATAACAGGCGGTGTAATAATCTTTGCAGTTATACTGTCGGTTTCTGATATTCCCGAATAAAACTCGCTTTTATCCGATTTACTATCGCCGGAGACAAACCTAAACAAAAAAGCGCCCAGCACAATCGGGCTTATTATCGCTAAAAGCAATAGAAATAGATTTCTTTTTTTGGGAGGTTGTGCTGCTTTATAATCTTTTTGACTGGCTTTTAATTTATCTAATTGTTCTTTAGCAAGCTTATTGTTTTTATCAAACCGTAAAACGCTTTCAAATTCTTTAATGGCGTCTTCTATACGACCATGGCCGAGATTTAAAAGATACAAAGCAGATTCCGTATGTTTGGATATCCTGTCTGTTCTGAGTTTTTCGGTAGTTCGAATAGGGTTTTTCAGATAATCTGAAATCAACTTCTCCTGCGATGGGATAATAAAGGTTTCCAATTGGCCGCTAATACGCTCAACTAACTCATTGGCATCCTGACAACGGCTTTCTATATCTTTGGTAATCGCCTTATGAATAATTTCTTCAATTTCTTCATTAACATCAACGCGCAATTCGCTTGAAGGAACTGGGTTTTCTGAAATTATACTGGTTACCATTTCCTGGTATGTGTCGCCTTTAAATGGTCTTTCGCCGGTGATGATTTCATAAAGCACTATTCCCAGCGAGAAGATATCGCAGCGATTGTCTATAGGTCTGCCGGCAGCCTGTTCGGGCGACATATATGCCGGCGAACCGATTGTCTGGCCGGTTTGAGTAATCGACAAATCATTATGGGTTTTGGCGATGCCAAAATCGGTAATTACAACTCGGCCATCACTTGATAGCATAATATTAGCTGGCTTAATATCCCTGTGAATTAAGCCGCTGCTATGGGCATATTTTAAGCCGTTAGCAACCTCCCTTGCTGTCAGCAGCGCAACCTCTAAGGGAAGCCTTTTAACGCGCGTCATTATTTCCTTTAAGTTTTGGCCGTCGATATATTCCATTGCAATGAAGTATTCATCCTCATGATGGCCAAAATCTATTATTGCAACTATGTTTGGATGAGCCAATTGAGCAGCCTGTTTAGCCTCATTCTCAAACCGGACTACAAAATCTTTGTTTATCGTAAGATGTTGATGTAAAAGTTTTATGGCTACCGGTCTAGCCAACGATAATTGGACGCCTTTGTATATATTAGCCATTCCGCCAGAGCCGATTAATTCGTGAATTTCAAAGTTGGCTATTTTTCTTTTAGCTATTGAGGTTTTTTCCATGTTACCGTGCTAAAATTATTTACAGTTATAAACTAAACAAAATTAACCGCCATTAAAAATGGTTATTAATCTGCTTTAATAATATATCGGCAGATTAATTAACATTAATTAGAAATCAGCCAAAAGAGTTTATTGTTAGCCGCAACATGCGTTAATAAAATCCATAGATAATATTGTTGTATATTATTTAGCGGCTAAGATTTCGAACTATATGGAATTTTTCATTCCGCTTATTGCCAAAGGCTTGTTAGTGATAAAAAACTCGTACTATCTACAACCTGATATGTTTGCGAAAATCGCTTGCCACAAACTTCAAACTACGCTATATATAGCCATTAAAAATGGAGTCGCAATGAACGTCTTGATTACAATAATCCTTCTCAGCGTAAGTCTGGCTCAGCCTAGGGTCGATTCTGATATGCCTCTATGCTCTGAATCAGTCGCCACTGTCGACAACATAATAGCCGGTTTTGTCAATCCGGCTGGCTTAGCGCCCAAATATGCGATGGGATTTTGCTATATTCACTCTTTCACAGACTCAACATTTAAAGGCGATGACGGCCTTATGCTGACAACCAGAGGGTCATTAATATCCGTACAATGGCTAAAGCATACAACCAGCCTGCATCCGGAT
Protein-coding sequences here:
- a CDS encoding serine/threonine protein kinase, yielding MEKTSIAKRKIANFEIHELIGSGGMANIYKGVQLSLARPVAIKLLHQHLTINKDFVVRFENEAKQAAQLAHPNIVAIIDFGHHEDEYFIAMEYIDGQNLKEIMTRVKRLPLEVALLTAREVANGLKYAHSSGLIHRDIKPANIMLSSDGRVVITDFGIAKTHNDLSITQTGQTIGSPAYMSPEQAAGRPIDNRCDIFSLGIVLYEIITGERPFKGDTYQEMVTSIISENPVPSSELRVDVNEEIEEIIHKAITKDIESRCQDANELVERISGQLETFIIPSQEKLISDYLKNPIRTTEKLRTDRISKHTESALYLLNLGHGRIEDAIKEFESVLRFDKNNKLAKEQLDKLKASQKDYKAAQPPKKRNLFLLLLAIISPIVLGAFLFRFVSGDSKSDKSEFYSGISETDSITAKIITPPVIEEFTVPVDDIATVPLPPTKKPPPTKGKTTVNKVKSKPKAKKKTTPKKTSAYNYPKQNIREYGFLKISSKPKAAFSVDNVKYGKTGGPKVKLPPGKHTIIIEAKGYKTTKKRIYTEKNESETISVKLKPDK
- a CDS encoding glutamine--tRNA ligase/YqeY domain fusion protein, with translation MADNESSATSNFIKDIINEDIKANKNEGRVHTRFPPEPNGYLHIGHAKAICLDFGIAAEYGGLCNLRFDDTNPSKEDVEYVDSIMEDIRWLGFDWDDRLYYASDYFDKLYNYAVQLIKNGKAYVCQLNADEIREHRGTLTEPGKNSPYRDRSIDESLALFERMKAGEFEDGSCTLRAKIDMASGNLNMRDPVIYRIQKAAHHRTGDKWCIYPMYDFTHCLSDSIEGITHSLCDLGFEDHRPLYDWFLEQLNVHHPQQIEFARLNLTYTILSKRLLIQLVRKGRVDNWDDPRLPTISGLRRRGYTPESIRAFAERIGVAKRDSMVDTSLLENSIRDDLNKQAQRVMAVLNPVKVIIDNYPESQVEELEAVNNPEDSEAGTRLVPFSRELYIEQDDFLEDPPKKFFRLAPGREVRLKHAYFIKCERVVKNEKTGKVIELHCTYDPASRGGASPDGRKVKGTLQWVSAKHAVDAEVRLYDYLFTKENPLEDEDFTVNLNPSSLKILKSCKVEPSLAKAKPGSRYQFIRHGYFCVDSKDSIPDALVFNRTVGLRDTWAKIQKKRK